A stretch of the Clavibacter sp. B3I6 genome encodes the following:
- a CDS encoding ATP-binding protein → MVRTLSVIGPLLALLSLPALAGEDADAASPARTVALCLAALMIVAVPVSLVPRGLPAYRSLHLSAVLYAVLIVLEPLRIAGSTLPDAAPWLVALSCIGFSCIAIGVEGPRRALAACWACVLLVAGIYAGRLPTAELVAQAVGLAALAAALVLGVRALRVRASRADAAERRARALFEGSRRGAALTAERVRTDALLHDTVLAALLSAAGRDAPDRVALMARSALDIVSDTAGGPDARSRTVRFGDAVAAAEREIAPLEGLARLDLSRVSTVELPSAAADALVAAMIQALTNSVAHADAATVRTATAAATHDGGVRIHVRDDGCGFDPAHLEPDQLGVRVSILERMRQVGGDADVRSVPGRGTTVVLEWRPDDAPPPADAAGAPARESLVPRRVLYATMIGLAMGAIVAATLEAALVYQAVGPMIAAALGLTAMPFLVRGARTGRMRTRTAWTLASVGGGICVTGTIGLAPGEVDSVTIAWLTCGVLAGCVLVWMAGHRLPPLVATAFLVTAIAVWGGPADVVRLGLAAEIVLVAAGLLLHRALRRVTDATDRAAATERETLLWQAELDAYQLERQDRLRLAESEAAPVLRRIVARDGELDDASRAECGVLEQTLRDEIRGRRLLNDALRRVIRAHRRRGALVQVLDDGGLDDVAPAALDVLLDDVAERLRPVRSSRIVIRTGDPQSDTAVTIVASSPDETAAALGLDGDDAVDLWTTVPRPAPRATR, encoded by the coding sequence ATGGTGCGCACGCTGTCGGTCATCGGCCCCCTGCTGGCCCTGCTGTCGCTCCCCGCGCTCGCGGGGGAGGACGCGGACGCCGCCTCGCCCGCCCGGACGGTGGCCCTGTGCCTCGCCGCCCTGATGATCGTGGCGGTGCCGGTGTCGCTCGTGCCGCGCGGCCTGCCCGCGTACCGGAGCCTGCACCTCTCGGCCGTCCTCTACGCGGTGCTCATCGTCCTCGAGCCGCTCCGGATCGCCGGGTCGACGCTCCCCGACGCGGCGCCGTGGCTCGTCGCGCTGTCGTGCATCGGGTTCAGCTGCATCGCGATCGGGGTGGAGGGCCCGCGCCGCGCCCTCGCCGCCTGCTGGGCGTGCGTCCTCCTCGTCGCCGGAATCTACGCGGGCCGCCTGCCGACCGCCGAGCTCGTCGCGCAGGCCGTCGGGCTCGCGGCCCTCGCGGCGGCGCTGGTGCTCGGCGTCCGGGCCCTGCGTGTGCGGGCGAGCCGGGCGGACGCGGCGGAGCGCCGGGCCCGGGCGCTGTTCGAGGGCTCGCGCCGCGGGGCCGCGCTCACCGCCGAGCGCGTGCGCACCGACGCGCTCCTGCACGACACCGTCCTCGCGGCCCTCCTGTCCGCCGCCGGCCGCGACGCGCCCGACCGGGTCGCGCTCATGGCCCGCTCCGCCCTCGACATCGTCTCCGACACGGCGGGCGGCCCCGATGCCCGATCCCGCACCGTGCGGTTCGGGGACGCCGTCGCCGCGGCCGAGCGCGAGATCGCCCCGCTGGAGGGCCTCGCACGGCTCGACCTCTCGCGGGTGTCCACCGTCGAGCTGCCGTCCGCGGCGGCCGACGCGCTCGTCGCCGCCATGATCCAGGCCCTCACCAATAGCGTCGCGCACGCCGACGCCGCGACCGTGCGCACCGCCACGGCCGCGGCGACCCACGACGGCGGGGTGCGGATCCACGTGCGGGACGACGGCTGCGGCTTCGACCCCGCGCACCTCGAGCCGGACCAGCTCGGGGTCCGCGTCTCGATCCTCGAGCGCATGCGACAGGTCGGCGGCGACGCCGACGTCCGGTCCGTGCCGGGCCGCGGCACCACGGTGGTGCTCGAGTGGCGGCCGGACGACGCGCCTCCCCCGGCGGACGCCGCCGGCGCCCCGGCACGCGAGAGCCTCGTCCCCCGGCGGGTGCTGTACGCGACGATGATCGGCCTCGCCATGGGCGCGATCGTCGCCGCCACCCTGGAGGCCGCGCTCGTCTACCAGGCTGTCGGGCCCATGATCGCGGCGGCCCTCGGCCTCACCGCGATGCCCTTCCTCGTCCGCGGGGCGCGCACCGGCCGGATGCGCACGCGCACCGCGTGGACCCTCGCGTCCGTCGGCGGCGGGATCTGCGTGACCGGCACGATCGGGCTCGCCCCCGGCGAGGTCGACTCGGTGACCATCGCCTGGCTCACGTGCGGGGTGCTCGCCGGCTGCGTCCTGGTGTGGATGGCCGGCCACCGCCTGCCGCCGCTCGTGGCCACGGCCTTCCTCGTGACGGCGATCGCCGTCTGGGGCGGCCCCGCGGATGTCGTGCGCCTGGGCCTCGCCGCCGAGATCGTGCTCGTCGCCGCCGGCCTCCTGCTGCACCGGGCGCTCCGCCGTGTGACCGACGCGACGGACCGGGCCGCCGCCACCGAGCGGGAGACCCTGCTCTGGCAGGCCGAGCTCGACGCCTACCAGCTCGAGCGGCAGGACCGGCTGCGCCTGGCGGAGAGCGAGGCCGCGCCCGTGCTCCGCCGGATCGTCGCGCGCGACGGCGAGCTGGACGACGCGTCGCGGGCGGAGTGCGGCGTCCTCGAGCAGACCCTGCGGGACGAGATCCGCGGTCGGCGCCTGCTGAACGACGCCCTGCGCCGGGTCATCCGCGCCCACCGGCGACGGGGCGCGCTCGTGCAGGTGCTCGACGACGGCGGCCTGGACGACGTCGCGCCCGCCGCGCTCGACGTGCTCCTCGACGACGTGGCGGAGCGGCTCCGTCCGGTGCGGTCGAGCCGCATCGTGATCCGGACCGGGGATCCCCAGTCCGACACGGCGGTCACGATCGTCGCGTCCTCGCCCGACGAGACGGCGGCCGCCCTCGGGCTCGACGGCGACGACGCGGTCGATCTCTGGACGACCGTCCCGCGACCGGCACCCCGCGCGACGCGCTGA
- a CDS encoding GntR family transcriptional regulator — protein sequence MLITVDPSARASLAEQVATQIRHAIARGELASGERLPSARDLAAAVDVNMHTVLRAYAALQDDGLIELRRGRGATVLRSGHASFDRLRTLVEELRDQAETLGVPLDDLVTMIKGAR from the coding sequence ATGTTGATCACGGTGGACCCCTCGGCCCGTGCCTCGCTCGCCGAGCAGGTGGCCACGCAGATCCGCCACGCCATCGCGCGCGGGGAGCTCGCGAGCGGGGAGCGGCTGCCGTCGGCCCGCGACCTCGCGGCCGCCGTCGACGTCAACATGCACACGGTCCTCCGGGCGTACGCCGCCCTCCAGGACGACGGCCTCATCGAGCTGCGGCGCGGCCGCGGCGCGACGGTCCTGCGTTCCGGCCACGCCTCGTTCGACCGCCTGCGGACCCTCGTCGAGGAGCTGCGCGACCAGGCGGAGACCCTCGGGGTCCCCCTCGACGACCTCGTCACGATGATCAAGGGAGCACGATGA
- a CDS encoding DUF1648 domain-containing protein, with translation MTTRTRVAVVAPGVVLVLALVVAAVALAPSLPGRVGIHFAADGQPDGWGSPWVLLAIALGLAVLGVVVAVVSLGARDRRTAATGVLVVHLLAGSLAAAWIAVAASAAIGDGTLPMWWAAVILGVGALAAAIPVLALIRGAAPVPARDVAPLKVPSTARVAWRAHAGSGWFAGVGAAVLALGIGVAVAAPATGEGSAALAAVPLLVAGLSMLALARVEVTVDARGLRVTSSWSRIPVMRVPLDRIESGGWEDVSPGQWGGWGLRLSGRGVAYVTRSGPGLVVRLRNGRARLVTVADAERGAAAVATLVAARGAA, from the coding sequence ATGACCACCCGGACGCGCGTGGCGGTCGTCGCCCCCGGGGTGGTCCTCGTCCTGGCCCTCGTCGTGGCGGCGGTCGCGCTCGCGCCGTCGCTGCCGGGTCGCGTCGGGATCCACTTCGCGGCCGACGGGCAGCCGGACGGGTGGGGCTCGCCGTGGGTCCTCCTCGCGATCGCGCTCGGCCTCGCCGTCCTCGGGGTCGTGGTCGCCGTCGTGAGCCTCGGGGCCCGGGACCGGCGCACCGCGGCGACGGGGGTGCTCGTCGTGCACCTGCTCGCGGGCAGCCTGGCCGCCGCGTGGATCGCCGTCGCGGCCAGCGCCGCGATCGGCGACGGTACGCTCCCGATGTGGTGGGCCGCGGTGATCCTCGGCGTCGGCGCGCTCGCGGCGGCGATCCCCGTGCTCGCGCTGATCCGCGGGGCCGCGCCCGTCCCCGCCCGCGACGTGGCGCCGCTCAAGGTTCCTTCCACCGCCCGGGTCGCCTGGCGCGCGCACGCGGGCAGCGGCTGGTTCGCCGGCGTCGGCGCCGCCGTCCTGGCCCTGGGGATCGGCGTCGCCGTCGCGGCCCCGGCGACGGGCGAGGGGAGCGCGGCGCTGGCCGCCGTCCCGCTGCTCGTGGCCGGCCTGTCGATGCTCGCGCTCGCGCGGGTGGAGGTCACGGTCGACGCGCGCGGGCTCCGGGTCACGTCCTCCTGGAGCCGGATCCCGGTGATGCGCGTGCCCCTCGACCGGATCGAGTCGGGCGGCTGGGAGGACGTGTCGCCCGGCCAGTGGGGCGGCTGGGGCCTGCGGCTCTCGGGTCGCGGCGTCGCGTACGTCACCCGGTCCGGGCCCGGCCTCGTCGTCCGGCTCCGGAACGGCCGGGCGCGGCTCGTGACCGTCGCCGACGCTGAGCGCGGGGCGGCTGCCGTCGCGACCCTGGTCGCCGCCCGCGGGGCCGCCTGA
- a CDS encoding DJ-1/PfpI family protein: MLAQIILFDGFDPLDVIAPFEVLAAGSDAAGGVLDVRLVALDAPGRVVSGTRGLALTATHVLDPEAPGVVILPGASGPVAGDPDEVRTIPVILAGLGATALPDLMRRALEAPDVIVATVCGGGLALGMAGLLEGRTAVTHHLGNDVLEATGTTVVRARVVDDGDLVSSGGVTSGLDLALHLLERELGPRIAHAVEVLFEHERRGTVWAARGLEAVPA, from the coding sequence GTGCTCGCCCAGATCATCCTGTTCGACGGGTTCGACCCGCTCGACGTCATCGCGCCCTTCGAGGTGCTCGCCGCCGGATCCGACGCGGCGGGCGGCGTCCTCGACGTGCGCCTCGTCGCCCTCGACGCCCCCGGTCGCGTGGTGAGCGGGACGCGCGGCCTCGCCCTCACGGCGACGCACGTGCTCGACCCCGAGGCGCCCGGCGTCGTGATCCTCCCCGGCGCCTCCGGCCCGGTCGCGGGCGACCCGGACGAGGTGCGGACGATCCCGGTGATCCTCGCCGGGCTCGGCGCCACCGCCCTCCCCGACCTCATGCGGCGCGCGCTCGAGGCGCCGGACGTGATCGTCGCGACCGTGTGCGGCGGCGGCCTGGCGCTCGGGATGGCGGGGCTCCTCGAGGGCCGCACCGCCGTCACCCACCACCTCGGCAACGACGTGCTCGAGGCCACGGGCACGACGGTGGTGCGGGCGCGGGTCGTGGACGACGGCGACCTCGTCTCCTCCGGCGGCGTCACCTCCGGGCTGGACCTCGCGCTGCACCTGCTCGAGCGGGAGCTCGGCCCGCGCATCGCGCACGCGGTCGAGGTGCTGTTCGAGCACGAGCGCCGCGGCACCGTGTGGGCGGCGCGCGGCCTCGAGGCGGTGCCCGCGTGA
- a CDS encoding GlxA family transcriptional regulator, translating to MHRIVVLALDDVIAFDLATPVEVLGRAADEQGRPLYDVRVAGPTASAGSGPMRIQVPHRLDALDGADTVLVPGRYDPTAPVDAAALDAVRRAAGRGARVASICVGAFDLAATGLLDGLRATTHWRAADLLAARHPAVDVTPDELFVDNGQILTSAGAAAGIDLCLHLVGRDFGAAAAADAARAAVVPLTREAGQAQYVKDDTLGATSLTAALRWIDAHAAEPITVADIAAAASVSTRTLNRRFLAELKLPPTRWLIRARVRIAQRLLETTDLGVDQVAERSGLGSASNLREHFTRVVGTTPGRYRRALTVARVLRARTTGRISRPRTAAARPPRCPR from the coding sequence ATGCATCGGATCGTCGTGCTCGCCCTGGATGACGTCATCGCCTTCGACCTCGCCACTCCCGTCGAGGTCCTCGGCCGCGCGGCGGACGAGCAGGGCCGGCCGCTCTACGACGTGCGCGTCGCGGGGCCGACGGCGTCCGCGGGTTCCGGGCCCATGCGGATCCAGGTCCCGCACCGGCTCGACGCCCTCGACGGTGCCGACACCGTCCTGGTGCCCGGGCGCTACGACCCGACCGCCCCCGTGGATGCCGCCGCCCTCGACGCCGTGCGGCGCGCGGCCGGGCGCGGCGCCCGGGTCGCGTCGATCTGCGTCGGCGCGTTCGACCTCGCGGCGACCGGCCTCCTCGACGGCCTCCGCGCCACCACGCACTGGCGCGCCGCCGACCTCCTCGCGGCCCGCCACCCGGCCGTCGACGTGACGCCGGACGAGCTCTTCGTCGACAACGGCCAGATCCTCACCTCCGCGGGCGCCGCCGCCGGGATCGACCTCTGCCTGCACCTCGTCGGCCGGGACTTCGGCGCCGCGGCCGCCGCCGACGCCGCCCGCGCCGCGGTCGTCCCGCTCACCCGCGAGGCCGGCCAGGCGCAGTACGTGAAGGACGACACGCTGGGCGCGACGAGCCTCACCGCGGCCCTCCGCTGGATCGACGCGCACGCGGCGGAGCCGATCACCGTGGCCGACATCGCCGCGGCCGCCTCGGTGAGCACGCGCACGCTCAACCGCCGCTTCCTCGCGGAGCTCAAGCTGCCGCCGACCCGCTGGCTGATCCGCGCCCGCGTCCGCATCGCCCAGCGCCTCCTCGAGACGACCGACCTCGGCGTGGACCAGGTGGCGGAGCGGTCCGGCCTCGGTTCGGCGTCGAACCTCCGCGAGCACTTCACCCGCGTCGTCGGCACGACCCCGGGCCGGTACCGGCGGGCGCTGACGGTCGCGAGGGTCCTCCGCGCCCGGACTACCGGTCGGATCAGCCGCCCGAGAACGGCGGCAGCACGTCCACCGCGCTGCCCGCGGTGA
- a CDS encoding MoaD/ThiS family protein, whose product MIVPVELFAAAAAALGRTTDELDLPDGAALGDLMDALGARAAASEDPANAAAVLARCSYLVEGVATTDRDAPLTAGSAVDVLPPFSGG is encoded by the coding sequence GTGATCGTGCCCGTGGAGCTCTTCGCCGCCGCCGCCGCCGCGCTCGGCCGCACGACCGACGAGCTGGACCTCCCCGACGGCGCTGCGCTCGGCGACCTCATGGACGCGCTCGGCGCCCGGGCTGCTGCGTCGGAGGATCCCGCGAACGCCGCCGCCGTCCTCGCCCGCTGCTCCTACCTCGTGGAGGGCGTCGCCACCACCGACCGCGACGCGCCCCTCACCGCGGGCAGCGCGGTGGACGTGCTGCCGCCGTTCTCGGGCGGCTGA
- the moaA gene encoding GTP 3',8-cyclase MoaA: protein MSTSLGMPAMPRPAAAPGPARPDDPALLDAHGRRATDLRISLTDRCNLRCTYCMPAEGLPFTPDRQALQLAEIERLVRIGTRDLGVRQVRFTGGEPLLRRDLIQIIAACAALPDRPEISLTTNAIGLSSRAQALADAGLDRINVSLDSVHAETFRLITRRPFLERVLEGIDAAAAAGLAPIKINAVLVRGVNDDQAADLLAWAVQGGHQLRFIEQMPLDADHAWDRDEMITAAEIRARLSERFTLVPDEEPRDGAPAELWRVHSREGGAGTAMLGRVGVIASVTEPFCADCRRTRLTATGGVRSCLFSHTETDLLAPMRAGASDREIADLWRQAMWAKPKGHGMDDADFIQPARSMSAIGG from the coding sequence ATGAGCACCTCGCTGGGGATGCCGGCGATGCCGCGTCCCGCCGCCGCGCCGGGTCCCGCCCGGCCCGACGACCCGGCGCTCCTCGACGCCCACGGCCGCCGCGCGACCGACCTCCGCATCTCGCTCACCGACCGCTGCAACCTCCGCTGCACCTACTGCATGCCGGCCGAGGGGCTGCCCTTCACGCCCGACCGGCAGGCGCTGCAGCTCGCCGAGATCGAGCGGCTCGTGCGCATCGGCACGCGCGACCTGGGGGTGCGCCAGGTGCGCTTCACGGGCGGCGAGCCGCTGCTCCGCCGCGACCTCATCCAGATCATCGCCGCGTGCGCCGCGCTCCCCGACCGGCCCGAGATCTCCCTCACCACCAACGCGATCGGCCTCTCGTCCCGCGCGCAGGCGCTCGCCGACGCCGGGCTCGACCGGATCAACGTCTCGCTCGACTCCGTGCACGCCGAGACCTTCCGCCTCATCACGCGTCGGCCGTTCCTCGAGCGCGTGCTCGAGGGCATCGACGCGGCGGCGGCCGCCGGGCTCGCGCCCATCAAGATCAACGCGGTGCTCGTGCGCGGCGTCAACGACGACCAGGCCGCGGACCTCCTCGCCTGGGCGGTGCAGGGCGGCCACCAGCTCCGCTTCATCGAGCAGATGCCGCTCGACGCCGACCACGCATGGGACCGGGACGAGATGATCACGGCGGCCGAGATCCGCGCGCGCCTGTCGGAGCGCTTCACGCTCGTGCCCGACGAGGAGCCGCGCGACGGCGCCCCCGCGGAGCTGTGGCGCGTGCACTCCCGCGAGGGCGGCGCGGGCACCGCGATGCTCGGCCGCGTCGGCGTGATCGCGAGCGTCACCGAGCCGTTCTGCGCCGACTGCCGCCGCACGCGCCTCACCGCGACCGGCGGCGTGCGCAGCTGCCTCTTCTCGCACACCGAGACCGACCTGCTCGCGCCGATGCGCGCCGGCGCGTCCGACCGGGAGATCGCGGACCTCTGGCGCCAGGCGATGTGGGCGAAGCCGAAGGGCCACGGCATGGACGACGCCGACTTCATCCAGCCCGCCCGCTCGATGAGCGCGATCGGCGGCTGA
- a CDS encoding molybdopterin-binding protein, producing MTQKRDRTPSRAADAEKVADAQAVADAAPAPAPFRYRVSEAAALIGVSDDTLRRWADAGRLDLVRGEGRLIQVDGVQLAHLATELAADGALAASVARGPQASARNRMAGIVTRVVRDGVMAQVEIQAGPFRMVSLISREAADELGLEVGAPAVATVKATAVGVELLAPDALTGGRA from the coding sequence ATGACGCAGAAGAGGGACCGCACGCCGTCGCGCGCCGCGGATGCCGAGAAAGTGGCGGACGCCCAGGCGGTCGCGGACGCCGCGCCCGCCCCGGCGCCGTTCCGCTACCGCGTGAGCGAGGCCGCCGCGCTCATCGGCGTGAGCGACGACACTCTCCGGCGCTGGGCGGATGCCGGCCGACTCGACCTCGTGCGCGGGGAGGGGCGGCTGATCCAGGTCGACGGCGTGCAGCTCGCCCACCTCGCGACGGAGCTCGCCGCGGACGGGGCGCTCGCCGCGTCCGTCGCCCGCGGTCCGCAGGCGTCGGCGCGCAACCGCATGGCCGGCATCGTGACGCGCGTCGTGCGCGACGGGGTGATGGCGCAGGTGGAGATCCAGGCGGGGCCGTTCCGGATGGTGTCGCTCATCAGCCGCGAGGCCGCCGACGAGCTCGGCCTCGAGGTCGGCGCGCCCGCCGTCGCGACCGTGAAGGCCACGGCCGTGGGCGTCGAGCTGCTCGCGCCGGACGCGCTCACGGGCGGGCGGGCGTGA
- the modA gene encoding molybdate ABC transporter substrate-binding protein → MPPPRAPPRSDPLAGALVVQAAASLTGSMDEVAADFSAAHPGVTVTVTYGGSSTLAQAIVQGAPADVFAAASDATMRTVVDAGEAAADPRVFARNALEIAVPPGNPGRVAGLADFADANRTFAVCAPEVPCGAAAATAFEEAGVAPRPDSLEQDVRAALTRVELGEVDAAVVYATDVRAAGERVEGVPLPDDIDVTTDLVVAPLIGSGSPEAARAFADFVAGDAARARFEAAGFRAP, encoded by the coding sequence GTGCCCCCGCCTCGGGCGCCCCCGCGCTCCGACCCCCTCGCCGGCGCCCTCGTGGTGCAGGCCGCCGCGTCGCTCACGGGCAGCATGGACGAGGTCGCCGCCGACTTCTCCGCGGCGCACCCGGGCGTCACCGTGACCGTGACCTACGGCGGGAGCTCGACGCTCGCGCAGGCGATCGTGCAGGGCGCGCCCGCCGACGTCTTCGCCGCCGCGTCCGACGCCACCATGCGGACCGTCGTCGACGCGGGCGAGGCGGCCGCGGATCCGCGCGTCTTCGCGCGCAACGCCCTCGAGATCGCGGTGCCGCCCGGGAACCCCGGCCGCGTGGCCGGGCTCGCCGACTTCGCCGACGCAAACCGCACGTTCGCCGTCTGCGCGCCCGAGGTGCCCTGCGGCGCCGCGGCCGCGACCGCCTTCGAGGAGGCGGGCGTGGCCCCGCGGCCGGACTCGCTCGAGCAGGACGTGCGCGCCGCCCTCACACGCGTCGAGCTCGGCGAGGTGGACGCCGCGGTCGTGTACGCGACCGACGTGCGGGCCGCGGGCGAGCGGGTCGAGGGCGTGCCCCTGCCCGACGACATCGACGTGACCACCGACCTCGTCGTCGCGCCGCTCATCGGATCCGGGTCGCCCGAGGCCGCCCGTGCGTTCGCCGACTTCGTGGCCGGCGACGCCGCCCGTGCCCGCTTCGAGGCCGCGGGGTTCCGTGCGCCGTGA
- a CDS encoding ABC transporter permease codes for MRRDDRAERADRVPVLLWIPAGTALAVLVLPLVALVVRAPWATLGERLADPAVARALGLSLGSALAATALSLVLGVPLAFVLARPAGRPPVVQRILRALVTVPLVLPPVIGGVALLLLLGRRGLVGGPLEALTGITIPFTTAAVVIAETFVAMPFLVLAVEGALRGADRRFEDAAATLGASRGTVFRRVTLPLVAPGIGAGAVLCFARALGEFGATLTFAGSFPGVTRTIPLEAYLALQTDPDAAVVLSLVLLAVSVVVLVSLRDRWTSGVHA; via the coding sequence GTGCGCCGTGACGACCGGGCCGAGCGGGCCGACCGCGTGCCCGTCCTCCTCTGGATCCCCGCCGGAACCGCCCTCGCCGTCCTCGTGCTGCCGCTCGTCGCCCTCGTGGTGCGCGCGCCCTGGGCGACGCTGGGGGAGCGGCTGGCGGATCCCGCCGTCGCCCGCGCGCTCGGCCTCTCCCTCGGCAGCGCCCTCGCGGCCACCGCGCTCAGCCTCGTGCTCGGGGTGCCGCTCGCGTTCGTGCTCGCGCGCCCGGCCGGGCGCCCGCCGGTGGTGCAGCGGATCCTCCGCGCGCTCGTGACGGTGCCGCTCGTGCTCCCGCCCGTGATCGGCGGCGTGGCCCTGCTCCTGCTGCTCGGGCGCCGCGGGCTCGTGGGCGGGCCGCTCGAGGCGCTGACGGGGATCACGATCCCGTTCACGACGGCCGCCGTGGTGATCGCCGAGACCTTCGTGGCCATGCCGTTCCTCGTGCTCGCGGTGGAGGGGGCGCTGCGCGGCGCCGACCGCCGCTTCGAGGACGCCGCCGCGACCCTCGGCGCGAGCCGCGGGACGGTGTTCCGCCGGGTGACCCTGCCGCTCGTCGCACCGGGCATCGGCGCGGGCGCGGTGCTCTGCTTCGCGCGCGCCCTCGGCGAGTTCGGCGCGACGCTGACCTTCGCGGGCAGCTTCCCCGGCGTGACGCGGACGATCCCGCTGGAGGCCTACCTGGCGCTGCAGACGGATCCCGACGCCGCCGTCGTGCTCAGCCTCGTGCTGCTCGCGGTGTCGGTCGTCGTGCTGGTGTCGCTCCGCGACCGGTGGACGTCGGGGGTGCACGCGTGA
- a CDS encoding ABC transporter ATP-binding protein, with the protein MSGAAPGAGRGDRGVPVGGLAARVVVERAAFRLDVDLGVPVGSVAAVVGPNGAGKSTLLRALAGLVPLTAGRVALDGRVLEEVGAGPAVRIPAEGRGAGVVFQDHLLFPHLTALANVAFGLRAQGVPRADADDRARALLDRLGIAQLADRRPARLSGGQSQRVALARALVLEPPLLLLDEPMAALDAGTRLDVRDLLAEELRRFGGAAVLVTHDPVDALALADRIHVLEGGRVVQEGAPAEVAARPATAYVARLVGMNRIEGRDAAGRPTVLIAAPGDVRLSRGAEAGPGAGSAAADEGGYDDGRHVRGVGVVRRVEASAGRIRVALRLDAHDAATGSPSPGPALADGAEVVAELDAAGFAVLRPTAGERLHVRLPRGA; encoded by the coding sequence GTGAGCGGGGCCGCGCCCGGGGCCGGGCGCGGGGATCGCGGAGTCCCCGTCGGCGGCCTCGCGGCGCGCGTCGTCGTGGAGCGCGCCGCCTTCCGCCTGGACGTCGACCTCGGCGTGCCTGTGGGATCCGTCGCGGCCGTCGTGGGGCCGAACGGGGCCGGGAAGTCGACGCTGCTCCGCGCGCTCGCCGGGCTCGTGCCGCTCACCGCGGGGCGCGTCGCGCTCGACGGCCGCGTGCTCGAGGAGGTGGGCGCGGGCCCGGCCGTGCGGATCCCCGCGGAGGGCCGGGGCGCGGGCGTCGTCTTCCAGGACCACCTGCTCTTCCCGCACCTGACGGCGCTCGCGAACGTGGCCTTCGGGCTGCGGGCGCAGGGCGTCCCGCGGGCCGACGCCGACGACCGCGCCCGCGCGCTCCTCGACCGGCTCGGGATCGCGCAGCTCGCGGACCGCCGGCCCGCCCGGCTGTCCGGCGGGCAGTCCCAGCGCGTCGCGCTCGCCCGCGCGCTCGTGCTGGAGCCGCCGCTGCTGCTCCTCGACGAGCCGATGGCCGCGCTCGACGCGGGCACGCGGCTCGACGTGCGCGACCTCCTCGCCGAGGAGCTCCGGCGCTTCGGCGGAGCGGCCGTGCTCGTCACGCACGACCCCGTGGACGCGCTCGCGCTGGCGGACCGGATCCACGTGCTCGAGGGCGGCCGCGTCGTGCAGGAGGGCGCGCCCGCGGAGGTCGCCGCGCGGCCCGCGACGGCCTACGTCGCGCGGCTCGTGGGCATGAACCGGATCGAGGGGAGGGACGCCGCGGGGCGCCCGACCGTGCTGATCGCGGCGCCCGGCGACGTGCGGCTGTCCCGCGGGGCCGAGGCCGGACCCGGTGCCGGATCCGCGGCCGCGGACGAGGGCGGGTACGACGACGGCCGCCACGTGCGGGGCGTCGGCGTCGTCCGCCGCGTGGAGGCGTCGGCCGGCCGCATCCGCGTCGCCCTCCGTCTGGACGCACATGACGCGGCGACCGGATCCCCGTCGCCCGGCCCGGCGCTCGCCGACGGCGCCGAGGTCGTGGCGGAGCTCGACGCCGCCGGCTTCGCCGTGCTCCGGCCGACCGCGGGCGAGCGGCTGCACGTGCGGCTCCCGCGCGGCGCCTGA